The segment GCTGCGTCGCCAACGGCGTCCGATCGATCGAGCATGCGACGATGATCGAGAATGATGGCGCGCGGGCGATCGTCGAGCATGACGCCTTCGCGGTGCCGACGCTGGCGGTCGGCGACGCGATCCGCAAGCTGGGGCCCGAGCTGGGCCTGTCGAGCGTGATGCTCGCCAAGGCCGCGGAGCGGGGCAACCAGGCGGTCGCCTCGATCGACAAGCTGCGCAGCGCCGGGGCGAAGATCGGCTTCGGCACCGACCTGCTCGGCCCGGCGAGCACGCGGCAGTCGCTCGAATTCGGGCTGCGCCGCGAGGTGCTGAGCCCGATCGAGATATTGCGATCGGCGACGTCGGTGAACGCGGCGCTGATCGGGATGGAGGGGCGGCTCGGCACGGTGGCGCCGGGGGCGTTCGCCGACCTGATCGTCCTCGACGGCGATCCGCTGGCCGACGTCGCCCTGTTCGAGCGGCACGAGGCGATCCGGCTGATCGTCAAGGACGGGCGCATCCACAAGAACAGCCTCCCGGCGACGGCGGCGGGCGGCTGAGCGAGGCGCCGACGGTGGCCGACGCTCCCAGGACATGGACCCGGACGGTCGGGCGGCGGCTGGCGCCGCCCGCGCTGCAGCCGGGGCTGTGCGAGCGGACGCTGCTGCTGCGCTCGCTCGACGTCGCGTGCGCCGGGCGGCTGACGCTGGTGATCGGCCCGGCCGGGTTCGGCAAGACCACCGCGCTCGCGCAATGGCATGCGAGCCTGGTCCGGCGCGGCCAGACCGCCTGCTGGTGCACCATGTCGGAGGAGGAGCGCGATCCCTCGCGCTTCCTGTGGATGCTGGCGCTGGCGCTCGAGGCGGCGGGGATCGCGCTCGACGGCGACGTGCTGCGCACCGTGTCGGACGGGTCGGTCGGGCTGGCCTGCGACGCGCTGCTGATGGCGCTCGAACGCGCCGCGCCGAAGGGGGCGATCGTCATCGAGGAGTTCGAGCGGATCGACCATCCGCCGATCGCCGCGCTGGTCGCCGAGCTGGTCGACGGCCTGCCCGAGGACATGCACCTCGTGCTGAGCGCGCGCCGCAAGCCGAAGCTGCCGATCTCGGTGCTGCGCGTGCAGGGCCGGGTGCGGGTGATCGACCCGGCCGAGCTGCGCTTCGGGCGGCGCGAACTGACCGCGCTGCTCGACGACGGCGCCGACGCGGAGGCGCTGGAGACGATCGAGCAGCAGACCGAGGGCTGGCCGGTCGCCGTCCAGCTCTATCGGCTGTGGCGCGAGCGGGCGGGCGCCGACGCGGTGGTGCCGAAGTCGAGCGGGCTGGCGAGCGAGGTCGCCGACTATCTCGCCGAGCAGATCTTCGACGGCCTGGCCGTCGACGCGCAGGACATGCTGATCGACCTGTCGATCGCCGAATATTGCGAGATACCGCTGGCCGACTTCATCCGGCAGAGTCAGGACAGCGCGGCGCTGCTCCGCCAGGTCGCCGACCAGCTTCCCGGGCTCGTCCAGCGCAGCGACGCCGAGGACGACCTAGTCTATCGGCTGCACCCGCTGCTGCTGGGCCATGCGCGGGCGCGGCTCGCCCTCAAGCCGGGGCGGGCCGACCTGATCCATGGGCGCGCGTCCGACTGGTACTGGCGCAACGCCCGCTTCGCCGCCGCGATCCACCATGCGGTGCTGAGCCATGACGAGGCGCTGCTGGCCCGGCGGATCGAGGAGCTGCCGTTCCTCGACATCCTCGGCACGGCCGGGGCGGGCGAGCTGCTCCACATCCTCAACCAGGTGCCGGCGGCATGCCAGGGGCTGCCGCAGGTCCGCCTGATCACCATCCTGCTGCTGTTCCGCAACGGCCTGTTCCCCGAGGCCGAGCAGATGCGCGCCGAGGAGGAACGGCTGCTGGCCGACCGCGCGGACGCGGCCGACCCGCAGGTCCGCCGGCTGCGGCTGGGGAACCTGGCGCTCAAGCTGCTGTTCGCGGTC is part of the Rhizorhabdus wittichii RW1 genome and harbors:
- a CDS encoding regulatory protein, LuxR (PFAM: regulatory protein, LuxR), encoding MADAPRTWTRTVGRRLAPPALQPGLCERTLLLRSLDVACAGRLTLVIGPAGFGKTTALAQWHASLVRRGQTACWCTMSEEERDPSRFLWMLALALEAAGIALDGDVLRTVSDGSVGLACDALLMALERAAPKGAIVIEEFERIDHPPIAALVAELVDGLPEDMHLVLSARRKPKLPISVLRVQGRVRVIDPAELRFGRRELTALLDDGADAEALETIEQQTEGWPVAVQLYRLWRERAGADAVVPKSSGLASEVADYLAEQIFDGLAVDAQDMLIDLSIAEYCEIPLADFIRQSQDSAALLRQVADQLPGLVQRSDAEDDLVYRLHPLLLGHARARLALKPGRADLIHGRASDWYWRNARFAAAIHHAVLSHDEALLARRIEELPFLDILGTAGAGELLHILNQVPAACQGLPQVRLITILLLFRNGLFPEAEQMRAEEERLLADRADAADPQVRRLRLGNLALKLLFAVHIDGFVADHDRLVAEIRALSLDAPATWAWVECLSATILQIRGDLDAAAEALLRAGKLSAAIGKPTPAASMATCQTLILGLAHGRLGHVLETVTAIRQPAAGQGTEQAVGEQALHAMAGIAAAVVDYERGYRVQAAEALRMALAEFGESEAWFDQYALALPIIVDVTYRRHGFDAARQEIERLRERAKRLGLRGVLGLLSTIELFQAVRAGEPAVADAAEPADDATLSWRERDTMRLALGRLAMERGAFDRAAGLAARAIAAGEAGDRLGTRIRGSILLGLARDRGGDADGADDALREAVRLSYPEGYVAPFAQEGRSIVPLLQRAIGKGSVIEQRLLAQVARAIEREREFAAPDALSNREAEIVAHLADGASNKVIARRLGLSDNTIKFHLKKVYAKLGVSSRKAAAAAAAKFVADGR